In a single window of the Micromonospora inositola genome:
- a CDS encoding sugar phosphate isomerase/epimerase family protein translates to MAIPLACQEQLLPGASLSDKFALATMLGYQAIELRGRGDLAFARRLPELRRARADGVLMPTVCVEMDHFIGDFDPDRSRDAVRNLRSQLSVIAELGGIGAMTPAAWGMFSRRLPPFEPPRSPDGDRQVLVDTLGELGEHARAEGVALFLEPLNRYEDHMVNRLDEAVALCAAVGLPSVRVVADTFHMNIEEDDVHGALRAAAPYLGHVQVSDSNRYQPGAGHLDWPALLRTLHDIDYRGWLALECRLRGEPLAALRQAATVLTPAQPWQAAA, encoded by the coding sequence ATGGCCATTCCACTCGCCTGCCAGGAGCAGCTTCTCCCGGGCGCCAGCCTGTCCGACAAGTTCGCCCTCGCCACCATGCTTGGCTACCAGGCCATCGAGCTGCGCGGCCGCGGTGACCTCGCGTTCGCCCGGCGGTTGCCGGAGCTGCGTCGGGCCCGCGCCGACGGCGTGCTCATGCCCACCGTCTGCGTGGAGATGGACCACTTCATCGGCGACTTCGACCCGGACCGTTCCCGGGACGCGGTACGCAACCTCCGCTCCCAGCTCTCGGTGATCGCCGAGCTCGGCGGGATCGGCGCGATGACCCCCGCCGCCTGGGGGATGTTCTCCCGGCGGCTGCCGCCCTTCGAGCCGCCCCGCTCGCCCGACGGCGACCGGCAGGTCCTCGTCGACACCCTCGGCGAGCTGGGCGAGCACGCCCGCGCCGAGGGCGTCGCCCTCTTCCTGGAACCCCTCAACCGGTACGAGGACCACATGGTCAACCGGCTCGACGAGGCGGTCGCCCTCTGCGCGGCCGTCGGCCTGCCCTCGGTCCGGGTGGTCGCCGACACCTTCCACATGAACATCGAGGAGGACGACGTGCACGGCGCGCTGCGCGCCGCCGCGCCGTACCTGGGCCACGTGCAGGTCAGCGACTCCAACCGGTACCAGCCCGGGGCCGGGCACCTGGACTGGCCGGCGCTGCTGCGTACCCTGCACGACATCGACTACCGAGGGTGGCTGGCGCTGGAGTGCCGGCTGCGTGGCGAACCCCTCGCGGCCCTCCGGCAGGCCGCGACGGTGCTCACGCCCGCCCAGCCCTGGCAGGCGGCGGCATGA
- a CDS encoding zinc-binding dehydrogenase — protein MVNWVVSLAGPRRVSLEPCPADPLGPGQIRVRTCYSGISAGTELTLYRGSNPRLSKDWDDATRMFVPRQAPAAYPVVGFGYEEVGEIVEVAADVADRHPGQVVWGIWGHQAEAVVPAGAVQPLPPGLDPLTAVFARPGAIALTAVLAGDLHLGDWVGVFGQGVIGLLATRLAALSGARVVAVDRVPARLDFATRFGARRVVDAAVDSAAAVLRAATDGRGADVCLELSGSYPALHEAIRATTHAGRVVAAGFYQGYALGLGLGEEFHHNRIQLVAAQVSGPTPAPGTAGRWTGPRIAHTFMDLVAEGSVDPLPLVSHVVDAGAVADALALLDRGDGDVLQVVLRF, from the coding sequence ATGGTCAACTGGGTTGTCTCTCTGGCCGGGCCCCGGCGGGTCAGCCTGGAGCCCTGCCCCGCGGATCCGCTCGGCCCGGGCCAAATCCGCGTCCGCACCTGCTACTCCGGCATCTCGGCCGGCACCGAGTTGACCCTCTACCGGGGCAGCAATCCGCGGCTCAGCAAGGACTGGGACGACGCCACCCGGATGTTCGTGCCCCGCCAGGCGCCCGCCGCCTACCCGGTGGTCGGCTTCGGCTATGAGGAGGTCGGCGAGATCGTCGAGGTCGCCGCCGACGTCGCCGACCGGCATCCCGGGCAGGTCGTCTGGGGCATCTGGGGGCACCAGGCCGAGGCCGTCGTGCCGGCCGGCGCGGTCCAGCCGCTGCCCCCCGGGCTCGACCCGCTCACGGCCGTCTTCGCCCGTCCCGGCGCGATCGCCCTCACCGCGGTGCTCGCCGGTGACCTGCACCTCGGCGACTGGGTGGGAGTCTTCGGCCAGGGGGTGATCGGCCTGCTGGCCACCCGGCTGGCCGCCCTCTCCGGCGCCCGGGTGGTCGCGGTGGACCGGGTGCCCGCCCGGCTGGACTTTGCCACCCGCTTCGGCGCCCGGCGGGTCGTCGACGCCGCCGTGGACTCCGCCGCCGCCGTGCTCCGCGCGGCCACCGACGGTCGCGGCGCGGATGTCTGCCTGGAGCTGTCCGGGTCGTACCCGGCGCTGCACGAGGCGATCCGCGCCACCACCCACGCCGGCCGCGTCGTGGCCGCCGGCTTCTACCAGGGGTACGCCCTCGGGCTGGGACTCGGCGAGGAGTTCCACCACAACCGGATCCAGCTGGTGGCGGCCCAGGTCTCCGGGCCCACCCCGGCACCCGGCACGGCCGGCCGGTGGACCGGGCCCCGGATCGCCCACACCTTCATGGACCTGGTGGCGGAGGGCAGTGTCGACCCGCTGCCGCTGGTGAGCCACGTCGTCGACGCGGGCGCGGTGGCCGACGCGCTCGCGTTGCTCGACCGCGGTGACGGTGACGTCCTCCAAGTCGTGCTGAGGTTCTGA
- a CDS encoding ABC transporter substrate-binding protein: protein MSLPPTRMLASTLIMALAGVGMVACSGDEQKSDSSQITVWSLEDVADRVTATKAIIADFTAKTGVKVNLVTVNEDQFPALIASSAAAGELPDVVGSVSLAGIQTLAGNDLLHPDANKEVVDKLGRDTFSPRALELTSDGDKQLSVPSDGWGQLLVYRKDLFDAAGLPAPDTYEKIAAAAAKLNTGGVAGITAATAPGDVFTQQTFEHLALANNCQLTDDSGAVKLDSPECVEAFRFYGDLMRNHSVKGAQDVDTTRATYFAGKAAMLIWSPFILDELAGLRNDAKPTCPQCAKDPTWLAKNSAFVTAIKGPNYAEPAQYGEISSWAVLDGAAADPAKSFVEYMLGDGYPRWFGMSPEGRFPVRKGTADDKEKFLTAWNTSQAGVDAKKPLSAVYGDDVLATLRKSPDTFQRWGLPQGQGKLVGAILGELPVPKALADVIGGKSDAAAAAARAQKDVEAIKKGVN, encoded by the coding sequence ATGTCATTACCTCCGACGCGAATGCTGGCCTCCACCCTGATCATGGCATTAGCCGGGGTGGGAATGGTTGCCTGCAGCGGCGACGAGCAGAAAAGCGACAGTTCACAGATCACGGTGTGGAGCCTGGAGGACGTGGCCGACCGGGTCACCGCCACCAAGGCGATCATCGCCGACTTCACCGCCAAGACCGGCGTCAAGGTCAACCTGGTCACCGTCAACGAGGACCAGTTCCCCGCCCTCATCGCCTCCAGCGCCGCCGCCGGCGAGCTGCCCGACGTGGTCGGCTCGGTCTCGCTCGCCGGCATCCAGACTCTCGCCGGCAACGATCTGCTGCACCCGGACGCCAACAAGGAGGTCGTCGACAAGCTCGGGCGGGACACCTTCTCGCCACGCGCGCTGGAGCTGACCTCCGACGGCGACAAGCAGCTCTCCGTCCCCAGTGACGGGTGGGGGCAGCTGCTCGTCTACCGCAAGGACCTCTTCGACGCCGCCGGCCTGCCCGCCCCCGACACGTACGAGAAGATCGCCGCCGCCGCGGCGAAGCTCAACACCGGTGGCGTCGCCGGCATCACCGCGGCCACCGCCCCCGGCGACGTTTTCACCCAGCAGACCTTCGAGCATCTCGCCCTGGCCAACAACTGTCAGCTCACCGACGACTCCGGCGCGGTCAAGCTCGACTCCCCGGAGTGCGTCGAGGCGTTCCGCTTCTACGGGGACCTGATGCGCAACCACTCGGTCAAGGGTGCGCAGGACGTGGACACCACCCGGGCCACCTACTTCGCCGGCAAGGCGGCGATGCTGATCTGGTCGCCGTTCATCCTCGACGAGCTGGCCGGGCTGCGCAACGACGCCAAGCCGACCTGCCCGCAGTGCGCGAAGGATCCGACCTGGCTGGCGAAGAACAGCGCCTTCGTCACCGCGATCAAGGGGCCCAACTACGCCGAACCGGCCCAGTACGGCGAGATCAGCTCCTGGGCGGTGCTCGACGGCGCCGCCGCCGATCCGGCGAAGTCGTTCGTGGAGTACATGCTCGGCGACGGCTACCCGCGCTGGTTCGGGATGTCCCCGGAGGGCCGGTTCCCGGTCCGCAAGGGCACCGCGGACGACAAGGAGAAGTTCCTGACCGCCTGGAACACCAGCCAGGCTGGCGTGGACGCCAAGAAGCCACTCTCCGCCGTCTACGGCGACGACGTGCTGGCCACCCTGCGCAAGAGCCCGGACACCTTCCAGCGCTGGGGCCTGCCGCAGGGCCAGGGCAAGCTGGTCGGCGCGATCCTCGGTGAACTGCCGGTACCGAAGGCGCTCGCCGACGTGATCGGCGGCAAGTCCGACGCCGCCGCGGCCGCCGCCCGGGCGCAGAAGGACGTCGAGGCGATCAAGAAGGGCGTCAATTGA
- a CDS encoding carbohydrate ABC transporter permease — protein sequence MTTTAPEAGRSPARERPGPRRRPLTLRRRESRAGLALVTPTLLVVFAVIGIPIVWTVVLAFQRVRLATLRRTGLFGEFTMSNFDRVLHTPGFADTLWTTLLYSLGGTFGSIVIGLVAALVVRRPFRGRTLVRASMLLPYVAPVVAVAFVWQVMLDPQLGIVNDWGQRFLGWDAPIPFLSQDSTALWTVIAFEAWRYFPFAFLFLLARLQAVPGELEEAARVDGATPTQRFRHILLPQLLPVIALLGVLRFIMTFNKFDDVYLLTGGSAGTEVVSVRVYQFLTARTDVGAAAAQAVVLAVVLIAFVAIYLRFFTARREA from the coding sequence TTGACCACCACCGCGCCGGAGGCCGGCCGCTCCCCCGCCCGGGAGCGGCCCGGCCCCCGGCGCCGGCCACTGACCCTGCGCCGCCGCGAGTCCCGCGCCGGGCTCGCGCTGGTCACCCCGACCCTGCTCGTGGTGTTCGCGGTGATCGGCATCCCGATCGTCTGGACCGTCGTGCTGGCCTTCCAACGGGTACGCCTGGCGACCCTGCGCCGGACCGGGCTCTTCGGCGAGTTCACCATGAGCAACTTCGACCGGGTGCTGCACACCCCCGGGTTCGCCGACACGCTCTGGACCACCCTGCTCTACAGCCTCGGCGGGACCTTCGGGTCGATCGTGATCGGCCTGGTCGCCGCGCTGGTCGTCCGCCGGCCGTTCCGGGGGCGCACGCTGGTCCGGGCGTCGATGCTGCTGCCGTACGTGGCGCCGGTGGTCGCGGTGGCCTTCGTCTGGCAGGTAATGCTCGACCCGCAGCTCGGCATCGTCAACGACTGGGGGCAGCGGTTCCTCGGCTGGGACGCGCCGATCCCGTTCCTGTCCCAGGACTCGACCGCGCTGTGGACGGTGATCGCGTTCGAGGCGTGGCGGTACTTCCCGTTCGCCTTCCTGTTCCTGCTCGCCCGGCTCCAGGCCGTCCCCGGTGAGCTGGAGGAGGCGGCCCGGGTGGACGGTGCCACCCCCACCCAGCGCTTCCGGCACATCCTGCTGCCGCAGCTGCTGCCGGTGATCGCCCTGCTGGGCGTGCTGCGGTTCATCATGACGTTCAACAAGTTCGACGACGTCTACCTGCTCACCGGCGGTTCGGCCGGCACCGAGGTGGTCAGCGTCCGGGTCTACCAGTTCCTCACGGCGCGTACCGACGTCGGCGCGGCGGCGGCACAGGCGGTCGTGCTGGCCGTGGTACTGATCGCGTTCGTCGCGATCTACCTGCGCTTCTTCACCGCCCGCAGGGAGGCGTGA
- a CDS encoding carbohydrate ABC transporter permease — MDRDRIETVSLRWLRRLVIAAFLLVTVLPFWYMLVLSVRPIERLLLDPGSLWVPVGEFTVATYAEVLKAAEDGGQGFLTFIRNSGLVALAATLLTLVVAIPGAYAVSRLRFFGRRQVNALFLAVYLFPSIVIAIPLFVVFTRVGLRGSLFGLVLVYISQTLPVSVYMLKNYFETIPISLEESAAIDGAGRLGIIRRVSLPLAAPSIMAVALYDFMIAWNEFLFALLFLVDKPNRWTVSLGLSLLSDGVEVPKTVLMAGSVILTLPIVILFFASERLLTEGLTSGAEKG; from the coding sequence ATGGACCGGGACCGGATCGAGACGGTCAGCCTGCGCTGGCTGCGCCGGCTGGTGATCGCCGCCTTCCTGCTCGTCACCGTGCTGCCCTTCTGGTACATGCTGGTGCTCTCGGTGCGCCCCATCGAGCGCCTGCTGCTCGACCCCGGCTCGCTCTGGGTGCCGGTCGGCGAGTTCACCGTCGCCACGTACGCCGAGGTGCTCAAGGCCGCCGAGGACGGCGGCCAGGGATTCCTCACCTTCATCCGCAACAGCGGCCTGGTCGCACTGGCCGCCACGCTGCTGACCCTGGTGGTCGCCATCCCCGGCGCGTACGCGGTGTCCCGGCTGCGGTTCTTCGGCCGGCGGCAGGTCAACGCCCTCTTCCTCGCCGTCTACCTCTTCCCGTCGATCGTCATCGCCATCCCGCTGTTCGTGGTCTTCACCCGGGTCGGGCTGCGCGGCTCGCTGTTCGGGCTGGTGCTTGTCTACATCTCGCAGACCCTGCCGGTCTCGGTCTACATGTTGAAGAACTACTTCGAGACGATCCCGATCAGCCTGGAGGAGTCGGCGGCCATCGACGGCGCCGGCCGGCTCGGCATCATCCGCCGGGTCAGCCTGCCCCTCGCGGCACCGTCGATCATGGCGGTCGCCCTCTACGACTTCATGATCGCCTGGAACGAGTTCCTCTTCGCCCTGCTCTTCCTGGTGGACAAGCCCAACCGGTGGACGGTCTCGCTCGGGCTGTCGCTGCTCTCCGACGGCGTCGAGGTGCCGAAGACCGTGCTGATGGCCGGATCGGTGATCCTGACCCTGCCCATCGTGATCCTCTTCTTCGCCAGCGAACGGCTGCTCACCGAGGGGCTGACCAGCGGCGCGGAGAAGGGCTGA
- a CDS encoding alpha/beta fold hydrolase — protein sequence MAVPPFRPCRPHPRARVGPGHGDRRVVRFDFLGWGRSDKPDGYPYTADNQAGDVAAVIDHLGLERVVLVAHDASGPPAIDWALMHPHRVAALVLLNTYYHQTAALRRPPAIALYSTPLVRVAARKLAGRGSDLALRLYAWQVGRFIRDDQRRAPLVKRLCDDFVAAQPAFWRLNDDLLGTVLTRRRRLPDLRRFDRPVRVIFGAEDRSLNPRVARRFAELFPRADLHLLRNAGHFVQVDQPERTAELVLSAG from the coding sequence CTGGCCGTCCCGCCTTTCCGGCCCTGCCGGCCTCACCCACGGGCTAGAGTCGGCCCAGGTCACGGCGATCGGCGGGTCGTCCGCTTCGACTTCCTCGGCTGGGGCCGCTCGGACAAGCCCGACGGCTACCCGTACACCGCGGACAACCAGGCCGGCGACGTCGCGGCGGTGATCGACCATCTCGGGCTCGAGCGGGTGGTGCTCGTGGCCCATGACGCGTCCGGGCCACCGGCGATCGACTGGGCGCTGATGCATCCGCACCGGGTCGCCGCGCTGGTGCTGCTCAACACCTACTACCACCAGACGGCGGCGCTGCGCCGACCACCCGCCATCGCGCTGTACTCGACTCCGCTGGTGCGCGTCGCGGCGCGGAAGCTGGCGGGGCGTGGGTCGGACCTCGCGCTGCGCCTCTACGCCTGGCAGGTGGGCAGGTTCATCCGCGACGACCAACGCCGGGCCCCTCTGGTGAAGCGCCTGTGCGATGACTTCGTCGCGGCCCAGCCGGCGTTCTGGCGGCTCAACGACGACCTGCTCGGCACCGTCTTGACGCGCCGGCGCCGGCTACCCGACCTGCGCCGGTTCGACCGACCGGTGCGGGTGATCTTCGGCGCGGAGGACCGCTCCCTCAACCCGCGGGTCGCGCGCCGCTTCGCGGAGCTCTTTCCGCGCGCCGACCTGCACCTGCTCCGGAATGCGGGGCACTTCGTGCAGGTCGACCAACCGGAGCGGACCGCGGAGCTCGTCCTCTCCGCCGGTTGA
- a CDS encoding class I SAM-dependent methyltransferase, whose product MSKPTRWVTETKPGHSQWYIDRFRRLAAEGADLAGEARLLDALVPPGARILDAGSGTGRVGAALAARGHRVVGVDADPALVEAARADHPRPRWLVGDLAALDLAAQDEAEPFDAAVIAGNVMAFVAPGTERAVLARVAAHVRPDGVVVVGFGTDRGYPLTDFDADAVAAGLRLEHRFATWDLRPWRDEADFAVSVLRRPAD is encoded by the coding sequence ATGAGCAAGCCGACGCGGTGGGTGACCGAGACGAAGCCCGGGCACTCGCAGTGGTACATCGACCGGTTCCGCCGCCTCGCCGCCGAGGGGGCGGACCTGGCCGGTGAGGCGCGGCTGCTGGACGCGCTGGTCCCGCCGGGGGCCCGCATCCTGGACGCCGGCAGCGGCACCGGGCGGGTGGGCGCCGCGCTGGCCGCCCGGGGGCACCGGGTGGTCGGGGTCGACGCCGACCCGGCCCTGGTGGAGGCCGCCCGCGCGGACCACCCCAGGCCCCGCTGGCTGGTCGGCGACCTGGCCGCGCTGGACCTCGCCGCTCAGGACGAGGCGGAGCCCTTCGACGCGGCCGTGATCGCCGGCAACGTGATGGCGTTCGTCGCCCCCGGCACCGAGCGGGCGGTGCTGGCCCGGGTCGCGGCCCACGTCCGCCCGGACGGCGTCGTGGTGGTCGGCTTCGGCACCGACCGGGGCTACCCGCTGACCGACTTCGACGCCGACGCGGTCGCCGCCGGGCTGCGGCTGGAGCATCGCTTCGCCACCTGGGACCTGCGCCCGTGGCGGGATGAGGCCGACTTCGCGGTCAGCGTGTTGCGCCGCCCTGCCGACTGA
- the eccB gene encoding type VII secretion protein EccB — protein MPSRQDQLHSYQFTVQRAVAALVMRETDPAQSPFRRLAGAGLASVLVAVIGLGGFALYGLFAGGGSSWRDSGAVIVEKESGARFVYREQKLHPVLNYASALLIIGADRPKTVLVSRRSIQGVPRGLPLGIADAPDSLPAPGRLSTAPWTICSVTSAEAGPTDPRSALLIGRHATGGRSLGEQGVLLRHPDGSLHLLWHHRRHLLRDTDRVLAALAATRERAVPVAPALLNAVPAGADLAPPTVRGLGERSARVAGATVGDVYLVRNSGGGRQYAVAERDGLAGITELQAGLLLARTGQGEPKPITLGRFAALPKLPDRVPTGPTAPPPAPPRLATVDGGAVCARVGDDTGVRDVRVGAAPPDLAAGARTPAGPGGVRADQVMVEPGRGAVVESAAAPGASGGAVSVVTDLGRRYVLADGAVLGMLGYSDVRPVRLPASLVSLVPAGSPLDPAAARAVAAPA, from the coding sequence ATGCCGTCGCGGCAGGACCAGCTCCACTCGTACCAGTTCACCGTGCAGCGGGCCGTGGCCGCGCTGGTGATGCGGGAGACCGATCCGGCCCAGTCGCCGTTCCGGCGGCTGGCCGGCGCGGGCCTGGCCAGCGTGCTGGTCGCGGTGATCGGCCTCGGCGGCTTCGCCCTCTACGGCCTGTTCGCCGGCGGCGGCAGCTCCTGGCGGGACTCCGGCGCGGTGATCGTGGAGAAGGAGTCCGGCGCCCGGTTCGTCTACCGGGAGCAGAAGCTGCATCCGGTGCTCAACTACGCCTCCGCCCTGCTCATCATCGGCGCCGACCGGCCGAAGACCGTGCTGGTCTCCCGGCGCTCGATCCAGGGCGTTCCGCGCGGGCTGCCGCTGGGCATCGCCGACGCGCCCGACTCGTTGCCCGCGCCGGGCCGGCTCTCCACCGCGCCGTGGACGATCTGCTCGGTCACCTCCGCCGAGGCCGGGCCGACCGATCCGCGCTCCGCGCTGCTGATCGGCCGGCACGCCACCGGCGGCCGGTCGCTCGGCGAGCAGGGGGTGCTGCTGCGGCACCCGGACGGCAGCCTGCACCTGCTCTGGCACCACCGGCGGCACCTGCTCCGCGACACCGACCGGGTGCTGGCGGCACTGGCCGCGACCCGGGAACGGGCCGTGCCGGTGGCGCCGGCGCTGCTCAACGCCGTGCCGGCCGGCGCTGACCTGGCCCCGCCCACGGTGCGCGGGCTCGGCGAGCGTTCCGCCCGGGTCGCCGGCGCCACCGTCGGCGATGTCTACCTGGTGCGCAACTCCGGCGGCGGCCGGCAGTACGCGGTGGCCGAGCGGGACGGCCTGGCCGGCATCACCGAACTGCAGGCCGGCCTGCTGCTCGCCCGCACCGGCCAGGGTGAGCCGAAGCCGATCACCCTGGGCCGGTTCGCCGCCCTGCCCAAGCTGCCCGACCGGGTCCCCACCGGGCCGACCGCGCCGCCCCCCGCCCCGCCCCGGCTGGCCACCGTGGACGGCGGAGCGGTCTGCGCCCGGGTCGGCGACGACACCGGCGTACGCGACGTACGGGTGGGCGCCGCCCCGCCGGACCTCGCCGCCGGAGCGCGGACGCCGGCCGGCCCGGGCGGCGTCCGCGCCGACCAGGTGATGGTCGAGCCCGGACGCGGCGCGGTGGTCGAGTCGGCGGCGGCGCCCGGCGCGTCCGGCGGCGCGGTCTCCGTGGTCACCGACCTGGGCCGGCGGTACGTCCTCGCCGACGGCGCGGTGCTCGGCATGCTCGGCTACTCCGACGTCCGCCCGGTCCGGCTGCCGGCGAGCCTGGTCAGCCTGGTCCCTGCGGGCAGCCCACTCGACCCCGCCGCCGCCCGCGCGGTCGCCGCCCCGGCCTGA
- a CDS encoding metal-sensitive transcriptional regulator, which yields MKLRPEMTGEALTRLKRARGQLNAVIEMMESGQDCREALTQLAAVSKAIDRAGFKIIASGMRHCNAARERGETPEMTEEELEKLFLALA from the coding sequence GTGAAGCTGCGACCGGAGATGACCGGCGAGGCGTTGACCCGGCTCAAGCGAGCCCGGGGGCAACTCAACGCGGTGATCGAGATGATGGAGAGCGGGCAGGACTGCCGGGAGGCGCTGACCCAGCTCGCGGCCGTGTCGAAGGCGATCGACCGGGCCGGCTTCAAGATCATCGCATCGGGGATGCGACACTGCAATGCCGCGCGGGAGCGTGGCGAGACCCCGGAGATGACCGAGGAGGAGCTCGAGAAGCTCTTCCTGGCCCTGGCCTGA
- a CDS encoding MBL fold metallo-hydrolase — protein MSVEVSVIATSSLGDRSYLASDGTVGIVVDPQRDIDRVMYLAGEKGVRITHVVETHIHNDYVSGGLELARLTGAHYLVAAADEVGFDRMPVSDGDQVPISDTLRIRAVATPGHTFHHLSYVLDEATDGDWRPGGVFTGGSLLFGTTGRTDLLGKEHAHELAHHQHASARRLADLLPDGAQVWPTHGFGSFCSASQADAPESTIGREKQANPVLRLAADQFATETLAGLDAYPAYYAHMGVGNVAGPAPVDLTPVTRADAAQLRDRMAAGQWVVDLRHRTAYAASHLAGTVSLGLDGPMSTWLGWLIDWGLPITLLAETPEQVASAQRELVRIGIDRPAAQATGQLEQWATDPAQLRELRMADFPALAAAGAGNPPAGLPAPDVVLDVRMTYEWRAGHVDGAVHVPLPDLPRRLADVPPGMVWVHCGSGYRATAAASLLANAGREVVVIDDKFGNAEAAGVAMADKP, from the coding sequence ATGTCAGTTGAGGTGTCGGTCATCGCCACGTCCTCCCTCGGCGACCGGAGCTACCTGGCTTCGGACGGCACGGTGGGCATCGTGGTCGATCCGCAACGCGACATCGACCGGGTCATGTACCTGGCGGGCGAGAAGGGCGTGCGGATCACCCATGTGGTGGAGACGCACATCCACAACGACTACGTCTCCGGCGGACTGGAACTGGCCCGGCTGACCGGCGCGCACTACCTGGTGGCCGCGGCCGACGAGGTTGGTTTCGACCGGATGCCGGTCTCGGACGGCGACCAGGTCCCGATCTCGGACACCCTGCGGATCCGAGCGGTCGCCACGCCCGGCCACACCTTCCACCACCTGTCGTACGTGCTCGACGAGGCGACCGACGGCGACTGGCGGCCGGGCGGCGTCTTCACCGGCGGCTCGCTGCTCTTCGGCACCACCGGGCGCACCGACCTGCTCGGCAAGGAACACGCCCACGAGCTCGCCCACCATCAGCACGCCTCAGCGAGGCGGCTGGCCGACCTGCTGCCCGACGGAGCCCAGGTCTGGCCGACCCACGGCTTCGGCAGCTTCTGCTCGGCCAGTCAGGCCGACGCCCCGGAGTCGACCATCGGCCGGGAGAAGCAGGCGAACCCGGTGCTGCGGCTGGCCGCCGACCAGTTCGCCACCGAGACGCTGGCCGGGCTCGACGCCTACCCCGCGTACTACGCGCACATGGGGGTGGGCAACGTCGCCGGCCCGGCACCGGTGGACCTGACCCCGGTGACGCGCGCCGACGCCGCCCAGCTGCGCGACCGGATGGCGGCCGGGCAGTGGGTGGTCGACCTGCGCCACCGCACGGCGTACGCGGCCTCGCACCTGGCCGGCACGGTCAGCCTCGGGCTGGACGGCCCGATGTCGACCTGGCTCGGTTGGCTGATCGACTGGGGCCTACCGATCACCCTGCTGGCGGAGACGCCGGAGCAGGTCGCCAGCGCCCAGCGCGAGCTGGTCCGGATCGGCATCGACCGGCCCGCCGCGCAGGCCACCGGCCAGCTCGAGCAGTGGGCCACCGACCCTGCCCAACTCCGCGAGCTGCGGATGGCCGACTTCCCGGCGCTGGCCGCGGCAGGCGCGGGCAACCCGCCCGCCGGCCTGCCCGCCCCCGACGTGGTCCTGGACGTGCGGATGACCTACGAATGGCGGGCAGGCCACGTCGACGGGGCCGTGCACGTCCCGCTGCCCGACCTTCCGCGCCGGCTGGCAGACGTCCCACCGGGCATGGTCTGGGTGCACTGCGGCTCCGGCTACCGGGCCACCGCAGCGGCGTCCCTGCTCGCCAACGCCGGCCGCGAGGTCGTCGTCATCGACGACAAGTTCGGCAACGCGGAGGCGGCGGGCGTCGCCATGGCCGACAAGCCCTGA
- a CDS encoding rhodanese-like domain-containing protein, whose amino-acid sequence MSTSETARPATLDAGALRELIDSGQGPRLLDVRTPAEFETSHIPGAYNVPLDLLKEHRDELRTHLAEDVVLICRSGTRATQAEQALAGVGLPNLKVLDGGMLAWQAADAPIKQGAPRWDLERQVRLVAGSIVLVSILASVLVPGLRWVAGLIGAGLTFAAVTNTCAMGMLLGKLPYNRGASCDLDTIVGQLRDGTATGRRA is encoded by the coding sequence ATGAGCACTTCCGAGACCGCCCGCCCCGCCACGCTCGACGCCGGCGCCCTGCGCGAGCTGATCGACTCGGGCCAGGGGCCCCGACTGCTCGACGTGCGCACCCCCGCCGAGTTCGAGACGTCCCACATCCCGGGCGCCTACAACGTCCCGCTGGACCTGCTCAAGGAGCATCGCGACGAGCTGCGCACCCACCTGGCCGAGGACGTGGTGCTGATCTGCCGCTCCGGCACCCGCGCCACCCAGGCCGAACAGGCCCTCGCCGGGGTCGGGCTGCCGAACCTCAAGGTCCTCGACGGCGGCATGCTCGCCTGGCAGGCCGCCGACGCGCCAATCAAGCAGGGCGCACCCCGCTGGGACCTGGAACGGCAGGTCCGTCTCGTCGCCGGCTCGATCGTCCTGGTCAGCATCCTGGCGTCGGTCCTCGTGCCCGGCCTCAGGTGGGTCGCCGGGCTCATCGGCGCCGGCCTCACCTTCGCCGCGGTGACCAACACCTGCGCAATGGGCATGCTGCTCGGCAAGCTGCCCTACAACCGGGGCGCCAGCTGCGACCTGGACACCATCGTCGGACAGCTGCGCGACGGCACGGCCACCGGGCGGCGGGCATGA